The following are encoded in a window of Amphibacillus xylanus NBRC 15112 genomic DNA:
- a CDS encoding beta-glucoside-specific PTS transporter subunit IIABC, producing MNYSDLAKTIIENVGGEKNIANVGHCATRLRFNLKNNDKPNTEKLKATPGIMGVVSKGGQYQVIIGSDVGRVHKELTNQAPSLNQGNSTKDENDDRSVIAKVIDTITGIFTPILPAITAAGMLKAVLSLLVVFNLVSNESQSYQIVNFMADAAFYFLPILLAVSSAKKFNTNAYLAMMVGGILLHPNFVAMVNGLEGTDGISFFGLPVSPVGYASSVIPIILSVWFMSFVEPIADRVSPKAVKFFTKPLLTIAVVGTAALVVIGPLGHYISDIISSGIVALETFSPWLVPTLIGAISPLLVATGTHYGIVPIGINNRMVNGYDTVVYPGMLASNVGQGAAALAVSIKSKDSTIKQLASSAGLTAIFGITEPALYGINLRFKTPLYAAMVGGGLGGLVMGIFKVKNFSGGSPGLLTLPSYIGDDTLQHLIFAIIGAAVAIVIAFVISYILYKDPETQDTPNQEDDQLSNTQASGTEEVIVSPIKGKAVSLSQVEDGMFSDEILGKGIAIQPAEGKVYSPIAGTVTAIFDSKHAVGLTSENGMELLIHVGIDTVQLKGEGFEYAIKKDQKVNVGDELITFDLDFIADKGYKTITPVVITNTPDYGDIITVTDKTVAVGDKVIKAIR from the coding sequence GTGAACTATTCAGATTTAGCAAAAACAATCATAGAAAACGTTGGTGGCGAAAAGAACATCGCTAATGTTGGACACTGTGCAACACGCTTACGTTTTAACTTAAAAAATAACGACAAACCAAATACGGAAAAATTAAAAGCAACACCGGGAATTATGGGAGTTGTATCAAAAGGTGGTCAATACCAAGTAATCATCGGTAGTGATGTTGGTAGAGTCCATAAAGAACTTACAAACCAAGCACCATCACTAAATCAAGGCAATAGCACTAAAGATGAAAATGATGATCGTTCAGTTATTGCAAAAGTAATTGACACAATTACAGGTATCTTTACACCGATTTTACCAGCGATTACAGCTGCAGGTATGTTAAAAGCTGTACTATCACTTTTAGTTGTCTTTAATTTAGTAAGTAATGAAAGTCAGTCATACCAAATTGTTAACTTTATGGCTGATGCTGCTTTCTACTTCTTACCTATTCTACTTGCTGTATCATCAGCGAAGAAATTTAATACAAACGCTTATTTAGCAATGATGGTTGGTGGAATTCTATTACACCCTAACTTCGTTGCAATGGTCAATGGACTTGAAGGTACAGATGGCATTAGCTTCTTTGGATTACCAGTATCTCCAGTTGGTTACGCTTCATCGGTTATTCCAATTATCTTATCAGTATGGTTTATGTCATTTGTAGAACCAATTGCTGATCGTGTATCACCTAAAGCAGTTAAATTCTTTACAAAGCCATTACTTACAATCGCAGTTGTTGGTACAGCAGCACTTGTAGTAATCGGGCCTCTAGGACATTATATTAGTGATATTATTTCATCAGGTATTGTTGCATTAGAAACATTTAGCCCATGGTTAGTTCCGACTCTAATCGGTGCGATTTCACCATTATTAGTAGCAACAGGTACACACTACGGTATCGTACCAATTGGTATTAATAACAGAATGGTTAACGGTTATGATACTGTTGTCTACCCTGGTATGTTAGCATCTAACGTTGGACAAGGTGCTGCTGCTTTAGCGGTATCAATTAAGAGTAAAGATTCTACAATTAAACAACTTGCTTCATCTGCAGGTTTAACAGCGATTTTCGGTATTACTGAGCCAGCATTATACGGTATTAACTTACGTTTTAAAACACCACTTTATGCTGCAATGGTTGGTGGCGGTTTAGGTGGACTAGTAATGGGTATCTTTAAAGTTAAGAACTTCTCAGGTGGTTCACCAGGTTTACTAACATTACCAAGTTATATCGGTGATGACACATTACAACACTTAATCTTTGCTATTATTGGTGCGGCAGTTGCGATTGTGATTGCATTCGTTATCTCTTATATTTTATACAAAGATCCTGAAACACAAGACACGCCAAACCAAGAAGATGATCAATTATCAAATACTCAAGCGTCTGGTACTGAAGAAGTAATCGTATCACCTATTAAAGGTAAGGCAGTTTCACTTTCTCAAGTAGAAGATGGAATGTTCTCAGATGAGATTTTAGGTAAAGGTATTGCTATTCAACCAGCAGAAGGTAAAGTTTATTCACCAATTGCAGGTACTGTTACAGCAATTTTTGATTCAAAACATGCTGTTGGATTAACAAGCGAAAATGGTATGGAGCTATTAATCCACGTAGGAATTGACACTGTTCAATTAAAAGGTGAAGGCTTCGAATATGCTATTAAAAAAGATCAAAAAGTTAATGTTGGAGATGAATTAATTACATTTGACTTAGATTTTATTGCAGATAAAGGGTATAAGACAATTACACCAGTTGTAATTACTAATACTCCTGATTACGGGGATATTATTACAGTAACTGACAAAACAGTTGCAGTCGGTGATAAAGTCATTAAAGCAATTCGCTAA
- a CDS encoding 6-phospho-beta-glucosidase has product MGFREDFLWGGATAANQCEGGYNADGRGLANVDVIPHGPDRRAIITGKKKMLDFEEGYFYPAKEAIDMYHRYKEDIALFGEMGFKTYRLSIAWSRIFPNGDETEPNEAGLKFYEDLFKECHKHGIEPLVTITHFDCPIHLIKEYGGWRNRKLIDFYENLCQVIFRRYKGLVKYWLTFNEINMILHAPFLGAGLYFEEGEDEEQIKYQAAHHELVASAIATRIAHEVDPENKVGCMLAAGEYYPYSCRPEDVLKAQQSDRDNYFFIDVQVRGEYPAYGLKKLERNGIKIEMEENDLELLKNHTVDFISFSYYSSRVVSTDPEVNEKTSGNLFASVKNPYLKQSEWGWQIDPLGLRITMNSLYDRYQKPLFIVENGLGAIDTPDENGYVEDDYRIEYLKAHIEAMKDAVELDGVDLLGYTTWGCIDLVSASTGEMKKRYGFIYVDRDNEGNGTLKRTKKKSFNWYKKVIASNGEDLSN; this is encoded by the coding sequence ATGGGATTTAGAGAAGATTTTTTATGGGGCGGAGCAACTGCAGCCAATCAATGTGAAGGTGGTTATAATGCGGATGGTCGCGGTCTAGCTAACGTTGATGTCATACCACACGGACCTGACCGTCGAGCAATCATTACAGGTAAAAAGAAAATGCTTGATTTTGAGGAAGGTTATTTCTATCCTGCAAAAGAAGCGATTGATATGTATCACCGTTACAAAGAAGACATTGCCTTATTTGGCGAAATGGGCTTTAAAACATATCGCTTATCAATTGCTTGGAGCCGCATCTTCCCAAATGGTGATGAAACAGAACCAAACGAAGCAGGACTTAAATTCTATGAAGATCTATTTAAAGAATGTCATAAGCATGGCATCGAACCACTCGTTACGATTACACACTTCGATTGTCCAATTCACTTAATTAAAGAATACGGCGGTTGGCGTAACCGAAAACTGATTGATTTCTATGAAAATCTTTGCCAAGTCATCTTCCGTCGCTACAAAGGGCTTGTGAAGTACTGGCTAACATTTAATGAAATTAACATGATTCTTCATGCTCCTTTCTTAGGTGCTGGTCTTTACTTTGAAGAAGGCGAAGATGAAGAACAAATCAAATATCAAGCAGCACACCATGAATTAGTCGCAAGCGCAATTGCTACACGTATTGCTCATGAAGTCGATCCTGAGAATAAAGTTGGTTGTATGCTAGCAGCTGGAGAATACTATCCATACTCATGTCGTCCAGAGGATGTTCTAAAAGCTCAACAATCAGATCGTGACAACTACTTCTTTATCGATGTTCAAGTTCGTGGGGAATACCCTGCTTACGGATTGAAAAAACTAGAGCGTAATGGCATTAAGATTGAAATGGAAGAAAATGATCTTGAACTACTTAAGAATCATACTGTTGATTTTATCTCATTCTCATATTACTCATCTCGTGTCGTATCTACAGATCCAGAAGTTAATGAAAAAACATCAGGTAACCTATTTGCCTCTGTTAAAAACCCTTATCTAAAACAAAGTGAATGGGGTTGGCAAATTGATCCACTTGGATTAAGAATTACAATGAACTCACTTTATGACCGTTATCAAAAACCACTATTTATTGTTGAAAACGGCTTAGGTGCCATTGATACACCTGATGAAAACGGCTATGTTGAAGATGATTACCGCATTGAATACTTAAAAGCACATATCGAAGCAATGAAAGATGCGGTAGAACTTGACGGTGTTGATTTATTAGGTTACACAACATGGGGCTGTATCGATCTCGTCAGCGCAAGTACTGGAGAAATGAAAAAACGTTATGGCTTTATCTATGTAGATCGCGATAACGAAGGTAATGGAACGCTAAAAAGAACGAAAAAGAAATCATTTAATTGGTATAAAAAAGTTATCGCTTCAAATGGCGAAGATTTAAGTAACTAA
- a CDS encoding sigma-70 family RNA polymerase sigma factor has protein sequence MFENFNLLLREYEPMIYHLLNKYGVKDPEKEYYQELAIALWQASKQYEGGVMKFSTFAYSKMKYRLIDLFRKENRLSELKKKLQQEQRQLVVYVEQRYDDDHVFFQQVRQVLTEREWLWLEGEIFQGKTLVEIAKEHQVKPDAVRNWKRRATAKIKKLL, from the coding sequence ATGTTTGAAAATTTTAATTTGTTGTTGCGAGAGTATGAACCAATGATTTACCATTTATTAAATAAGTATGGGGTGAAGGATCCTGAAAAAGAGTATTATCAGGAGCTTGCAATAGCACTTTGGCAAGCATCAAAACAATATGAAGGGGGTGTGATGAAGTTTTCAACATTCGCTTATTCGAAAATGAAATATCGTTTAATCGATCTTTTTCGGAAAGAAAACCGATTAAGTGAACTGAAAAAGAAGCTTCAGCAAGAGCAGCGGCAATTAGTGGTTTACGTGGAACAACGCTATGATGATGATCATGTATTTTTTCAACAAGTTAGGCAGGTTCTAACTGAACGGGAATGGTTATGGCTTGAAGGAGAGATTTTTCAAGGTAAAACCTTAGTTGAAATTGCTAAAGAGCATCAGGTAAAGCCAGATGCTGTTCGCAACTGGAAGAGAAGAGCAACTGCAAAAATTAAAAAGTTACTCTAA
- a CDS encoding endo-1,4-beta-xylanase encodes MINKLKRRIVLMLIILLIFPSNLVSPLIVVNADEETVIFHETFDEDDMLFIQSGGASLAYVSDVDFTDNGHALHVYRRMNDYDGADLPFLSLGLKDGRTYSVQVEGYVDSDEEVPNGAEVVISLVDSYTWIKNLALEAGKAFSLSTRFTADFSTDNILRIQTNEAGAKVPFYITEVLIKELHEDSSDQNDTERGPIQLFETITFENGELSGFEPRGGVEKLTITDEVNNTVGGSMALKVENREQNWNGPSLRIENFIEKGSEYHLSAWVKLLEPSSAEITLSTQVGSGDYGASYMNIQSKTVSASDGWVELEGTFRYSSVGDEYVTLYIESANPEASYYIDDISLVKTNVEKLEIEQNLVPIKEVYQDYFLIGNAVSTSDFDGDRLALLTGHHNLVTAENAMKPDSAYNNGHFDFNAEDMLIQMAEDQGLAVHGHVLVWHQQSPEWLWADNNGNPLSREDALVNLRTHIETTVEHFGERVISWDVVNEAMNDNPPNPEDWQGSLRQSGWLQAIGPDYIEESFRIAKEVIDENGWDIKLYYNDYNDDNQQKAEAIYQMVKEINERYAEENDGELLIDGIGMQGHYNLNTNPENVRLSLEKFASLGVEVGVTELDITAGNDGVQTEEEMNQQAYLYARLFQIYRENHEHISRITFWGLDDGSSWRSDQSPLLFDRNLQAKPAYYAIINPDQFLADFEAVETNALTAKAAFGTPEIDGEIDKIWGEAPILSIDRYQGAWHGASGEARVLWDNENLYVLVQVNDSELDKSAAEAHEQDSVEVFIEESNQKSTFYQQGDAQYRVNFDNETSFNPGEASEGFESATAIDGTNYLVEMKIPFKTITPGADLEIGFDIQINDAVNGSRESVAAWNDQSGVGYQDPSVFGNLKLASSIDQSELTPIDDSASDLTALYVAIAVLAVVLAAGGLTLYNKKRQQ; translated from the coding sequence ATGATAAATAAGTTGAAGCGAAGAATTGTGTTGATGCTAATTATATTATTAATCTTTCCATCAAACTTAGTATCACCATTAATCGTTGTTAATGCTGATGAAGAAACTGTTATTTTCCATGAAACATTTGATGAGGATGATATGCTCTTTATTCAATCTGGTGGAGCATCATTAGCTTATGTATCTGATGTTGATTTTACTGATAATGGTCATGCATTGCATGTATATCGACGAATGAATGATTATGATGGGGCTGATCTTCCATTTTTATCTTTAGGGCTTAAGGATGGGCGTACATATTCTGTTCAAGTTGAAGGTTATGTTGATAGTGATGAAGAGGTGCCAAATGGTGCAGAGGTCGTAATCTCATTAGTTGACAGTTATACTTGGATCAAAAATTTAGCACTTGAAGCTGGTAAAGCTTTTAGTTTATCAACGCGATTTACTGCTGATTTTTCTACTGATAATATCCTTAGGATTCAGACAAATGAAGCTGGCGCTAAGGTACCTTTTTATATTACTGAGGTTTTAATTAAAGAATTACATGAAGACTCTAGTGATCAGAACGATACTGAACGAGGGCCGATTCAATTATTTGAAACAATCACATTTGAAAACGGTGAGTTGAGTGGTTTTGAGCCAAGAGGTGGTGTGGAAAAATTAACAATCACTGATGAAGTGAATAATACAGTAGGTGGCTCAATGGCACTTAAAGTAGAGAATCGAGAGCAGAATTGGAATGGGCCGTCACTTCGAATTGAAAACTTTATTGAAAAGGGCAGTGAGTATCATTTATCTGCATGGGTGAAATTGCTTGAGCCTAGCAGTGCGGAAATTACTTTATCGACGCAGGTTGGTAGTGGGGATTACGGGGCCTCTTACATGAATATTCAATCGAAAACAGTCTCGGCTAGTGATGGTTGGGTAGAGCTAGAGGGCACGTTTCGATACAGTAGTGTAGGTGATGAGTACGTTACACTTTATATCGAGAGTGCTAATCCTGAGGCTTCATATTATATTGATGATATTAGTTTAGTTAAGACTAATGTTGAGAAACTCGAAATTGAACAAAACCTAGTCCCTATTAAAGAGGTTTATCAAGATTATTTCTTAATTGGTAATGCAGTGTCTACTTCTGATTTTGATGGTGATCGTTTAGCTCTACTAACTGGTCATCATAATTTAGTAACAGCTGAAAATGCGATGAAACCTGACTCAGCATATAATAATGGTCACTTTGATTTCAATGCAGAGGACATGTTGATTCAAATGGCTGAAGATCAGGGACTTGCTGTACACGGTCATGTGCTTGTGTGGCACCAACAGTCACCTGAATGGCTTTGGGCAGATAATAATGGCAATCCATTATCGAGAGAAGATGCACTTGTTAATTTAAGAACACATATTGAAACGACTGTTGAGCATTTTGGCGAAAGAGTTATTTCATGGGATGTTGTTAATGAAGCGATGAATGATAACCCACCAAATCCAGAAGATTGGCAAGGTTCGTTGCGTCAATCTGGTTGGCTTCAAGCGATTGGTCCTGATTATATAGAGGAGTCATTTAGAATTGCCAAAGAAGTGATTGATGAAAATGGTTGGGATATCAAACTATATTATAACGATTATAATGATGATAACCAACAAAAAGCAGAAGCCATTTATCAAATGGTAAAAGAAATTAATGAGCGGTACGCTGAAGAAAATGATGGTGAACTATTAATTGATGGCATTGGTATGCAAGGACATTATAACTTAAATACAAATCCAGAAAATGTTCGCCTATCACTTGAAAAATTTGCATCATTAGGTGTTGAGGTTGGTGTAACAGAACTCGATATTACTGCGGGAAATGATGGAGTACAAACTGAAGAAGAGATGAATCAGCAAGCATATCTTTATGCACGGCTATTCCAAATTTACCGCGAAAATCATGAACATATATCTAGAATTACTTTTTGGGGATTAGACGATGGCTCAAGTTGGCGTTCAGATCAGAGCCCACTATTGTTTGATCGAAATCTACAGGCAAAGCCAGCTTACTATGCGATCATTAACCCTGATCAATTTTTGGCCGATTTTGAAGCAGTTGAAACAAATGCGCTAACTGCAAAAGCAGCGTTTGGAACGCCAGAAATTGATGGGGAAATTGATAAGATTTGGGGAGAAGCACCTATTTTATCAATTGATCGTTATCAAGGTGCATGGCATGGTGCAAGTGGTGAAGCAAGAGTATTATGGGATAATGAGAATCTTTACGTATTAGTCCAAGTTAATGATTCGGAACTTGATAAATCAGCTGCTGAAGCTCATGAACAAGATTCAGTTGAGGTATTTATTGAAGAAAGTAATCAAAAATCGACATTCTACCAGCAAGGTGACGCGCAGTATCGTGTGAATTTTGATAACGAAACGTCATTTAATCCAGGCGAAGCAAGTGAAGGTTTCGAGTCGGCAACAGCGATTGATGGTACAAACTATCTTGTTGAGATGAAGATTCCATTCAAAACGATTACACCTGGGGCTGATTTAGAAATTGGTTTTGATATTCAAATTAACGATGCAGTTAATGGTTCAAGAGAAAGTGTCGCTGCTTGGAATGATCAAAGTGGTGTTGGCTATCAGGATCCATCAGTATTTGGTAACTTGAAGTTAGCAAGCTCTATCGATCAAAGTGAATTGACACCAATTGATGATTCAGCGAGTGATCTGACAGCTTTATATGTTGCAATTGCAGTATTAGCAGTCGTTTTAGCAGCTGGCGGATTGACGCTTTATAATAAAAAGCGTCAGCAATAA
- a CDS encoding endo-1,4-beta-xylanase — translation MVRMIKKYERTIAILLIAFLAVPLNLFTSLATVMASDGEEAEYTTVYETDFSKDDHKIGTQAGGSGSVKEVTIDDKTYDAFFMEHRPDGNWNSPTLSYADAGIEFGKIYRVTAEFYTNSDEFGGGNYQLTTSDHENPDINENKKIVPNEIVEMRYEGVIEIETNNHIRFQTSGEEADSLQYYLLSVKVEVLNTDEETETPGEPEVPEEEFEPVVIYENNFENNDLDGWFGRGPAEVEITDDESGDNNAVLVTGRTVSWHGPGINLTELLESGAQYEMEVSVKRVSAEGESTFDAKVAEQPEFYNPVSTSTITDTEWTILKGTYILEGNVTNAEFYVESNNPTEDFYVDNVKITQLTPGEDPGDREEIPEDERVAIFTDFEDGTTQGWERRNGHEELSIANIGANDSSHSLLVENRQSSSDAAKIDALNKLYAGYDYKISVWVKLAEGEPSTGLHVSAAQDESTYPTVADRQMVTSDEWVLLEGEYYVPNNVDEVYFYVEEEYNPDSTSGVSYYIDDFKAEVIFKDNDVQKDLTPLKEIYEDYFYIGNAAENFHFNGRTGELLRHHHNLVTAENVMKPDSFYNEIINDDDFVVDLEYTNSNQTQFLNNAKENGLLVHGHVLIWHSQSPGLLWGTDTGRKDVEGNRIYEPIASREQALANMQEHIEKVMTDAHRVAGNSIISWDVVNEALETRDWSNPEDWQSKLRSTPDVGWLHSVGDDYIYEAFKHARKVADELGRHDMVLYYNDYNDHDQGKARTMYHMIKDINEQYAEDFPEDSRKLISGVGMQAHYTTTVNVENVRESLERFIDLEIEIGVTELDVGASESTTLTERENLEQAYFYAQLFDLYKEHSDHISRVTFWGLSDGHSWRSATNPLLFDRNLQAKTAYFAVADPEKYLAENEDPGVVIARQGNAAFGTPVIDGEIDDIWNEAPALPINRFQTAHNGATGEARVLWDNENLYVLVEVNDNGLDKSASDAHEQDSVEVFIDEQNTKAASYGDGHAQYRVNFDNEQSFNGDVSEDFESRTVVNGTNYLVEMRIPFKTTTLDSGQVIGFDVQINDAVNGSRNSVAIWSDYNSGMGWSDPSVFGELTLIAGNEIIIEEDEEIVIEPEQKVIVKSGDKEVSIKTPVDLPTGTKVKVNFVDPETIEDPKSESGEDLNVAGEIVEVDLTYPEGYEDFKGEFELVLSYNRDYDWVSVFYLNEDGVWERRTGGVIDRENEVVRITVQGFSTYGVFEVTADEVIEDLEEVIRDLTDRIDNLEGNADELQNTIDELRAKLEEISTSNQTLQDLINQLLARLQELEDRVNELEGGDTTTPDQDDEDSDPSDDDSGPVLEDPDADTDEDSDEDADKDTDSDSSDKDGDALPSTATSLFNYMLIGMMILIAGAGLALYSYKRKNA, via the coding sequence ATGGTTAGGATGATTAAGAAGTATGAACGAACGATTGCAATTCTATTAATTGCTTTCTTAGCAGTACCACTCAACCTGTTCACTTCGCTAGCAACAGTTATGGCTAGTGATGGGGAAGAGGCGGAGTATACAACAGTATACGAAACAGATTTTAGCAAAGATGATCATAAGATTGGCACTCAGGCAGGTGGAAGTGGATCTGTAAAAGAAGTTACTATCGATGATAAAACTTATGATGCATTTTTCATGGAGCATCGGCCAGATGGTAACTGGAATTCTCCAACCCTGTCATATGCAGATGCAGGCATCGAATTTGGTAAGATATATCGAGTTACAGCAGAATTCTATACTAATTCAGATGAGTTTGGTGGAGGGAATTATCAACTAACGACAAGCGACCATGAAAATCCAGACATTAATGAGAACAAGAAAATAGTTCCAAATGAAATAGTTGAAATGAGATATGAAGGTGTTATCGAGATTGAGACGAATAATCATATTCGTTTCCAAACATCTGGGGAGGAAGCGGACTCACTTCAATATTATTTGCTTAGTGTCAAAGTTGAAGTATTAAATACTGATGAAGAAACTGAAACACCAGGAGAACCTGAGGTACCAGAAGAAGAATTCGAACCAGTAGTGATTTATGAAAACAATTTTGAAAATAACGATTTAGATGGTTGGTTTGGTAGAGGTCCTGCAGAAGTTGAGATTACAGATGATGAATCTGGAGATAACAATGCAGTATTAGTTACAGGACGTACTGTTAGCTGGCATGGTCCAGGAATTAACTTGACGGAATTATTAGAATCTGGAGCACAGTACGAAATGGAAGTGTCTGTCAAGCGTGTTAGTGCAGAGGGAGAAAGTACCTTTGATGCTAAAGTAGCAGAACAACCTGAATTTTATAATCCTGTATCTACAAGTACTATAACTGATACTGAATGGACTATTCTAAAGGGGACATATATTTTAGAAGGAAATGTAACGAATGCAGAATTTTATGTTGAAAGTAATAATCCAACAGAAGATTTTTATGTGGATAATGTAAAAATCACTCAACTCACTCCAGGAGAAGACCCTGGTGATCGTGAAGAAATTCCTGAAGATGAAAGAGTTGCAATCTTCACAGACTTTGAAGATGGCACAACTCAAGGTTGGGAACGACGTAATGGCCATGAAGAATTAAGCATTGCTAATATTGGTGCAAATGATAGTTCTCATAGTCTATTAGTTGAAAATCGTCAAAGTTCATCAGACGCAGCTAAAATAGACGCCTTAAATAAATTGTATGCGGGTTATGACTATAAAATAAGCGTGTGGGTGAAATTGGCAGAAGGTGAGCCGAGTACAGGATTACATGTATCAGCCGCACAAGATGAATCTACTTACCCTACTGTCGCTGATCGTCAAATGGTTACATCTGATGAATGGGTATTACTTGAAGGTGAGTATTATGTACCAAATAATGTTGATGAAGTGTATTTCTATGTAGAAGAAGAGTACAATCCAGATTCAACATCTGGAGTCTCCTATTATATTGATGATTTTAAAGCAGAAGTAATTTTCAAAGACAATGATGTGCAAAAGGACTTAACACCTTTAAAGGAGATATATGAAGATTATTTCTATATTGGAAATGCTGCAGAAAACTTTCATTTCAATGGGAGAACAGGTGAATTATTAAGACATCACCATAATTTGGTGACGGCAGAAAATGTCATGAAACCAGATTCTTTCTATAATGAAATTATAAATGACGATGATTTTGTAGTGGATTTAGAATATACTAATTCTAATCAAACTCAATTCCTTAACAATGCTAAAGAAAATGGATTATTAGTTCATGGTCATGTACTAATTTGGCACTCACAATCTCCAGGATTACTTTGGGGCACTGATACAGGTAGAAAAGATGTAGAAGGTAATCGAATTTATGAGCCAATTGCAAGTCGAGAACAAGCCTTAGCAAACATGCAAGAACATATTGAAAAAGTTATGACTGATGCTCATAGAGTTGCTGGTAATTCCATAATTAGTTGGGACGTTGTAAATGAGGCATTAGAAACAAGAGATTGGAGTAATCCAGAAGATTGGCAATCTAAATTACGTTCCACTCCTGATGTAGGTTGGCTCCATTCAGTTGGTGATGACTATATCTATGAGGCCTTCAAACATGCACGTAAAGTTGCTGATGAGTTAGGCCGTCATGATATGGTTCTATACTATAATGACTATAATGATCATGATCAAGGAAAAGCTAGAACAATGTATCATATGATTAAGGATATTAATGAGCAGTATGCTGAAGACTTCCCTGAAGATTCACGTAAATTAATATCAGGTGTTGGTATGCAGGCTCACTATACTACAACAGTGAATGTTGAAAATGTTAGAGAATCTTTAGAAAGATTTATTGATTTAGAGATAGAAATTGGTGTCACCGAATTAGATGTTGGGGCTTCTGAAAGTACAACATTAACTGAAAGAGAAAATTTAGAGCAAGCATACTTCTATGCTCAACTATTTGATCTATATAAAGAACATTCAGATCATATTTCTCGAGTCACTTTCTGGGGCTTAAGTGATGGCCATAGTTGGAGAAGTGCAACTAACCCATTATTATTTGACCGTAATTTGCAAGCGAAGACAGCTTATTTTGCTGTAGCTGATCCTGAAAAGTATCTAGCTGAAAACGAAGATCCAGGTGTAGTGATAGCAAGACAAGGAAACGCAGCCTTTGGAACACCAGTAATTGATGGAGAAATCGATGATATTTGGAATGAAGCACCAGCACTTCCTATTAATCGATTCCAAACGGCTCATAATGGTGCTACAGGAGAAGCAAGAGTATTGTGGGATAATGAAAACCTTTACGTGTTAGTTGAAGTTAATGATAATGGACTTGATAAATCAGCATCAGATGCTCATGAACAAGATTCAGTAGAAGTATTTATTGATGAACAAAATACAAAAGCTGCATCATACGGTGATGGGCATGCACAGTATCGTGTAAACTTCGATAATGAGCAATCCTTTAACGGTGATGTAAGCGAAGACTTTGAATCAAGAACTGTCGTTAATGGAACAAATTATCTTGTAGAAATGAGAATTCCATTCAAAACAACGACACTAGATTCTGGTCAAGTGATTGGTTTTGATGTTCAGATTAATGATGCTGTTAATGGTAGCCGAAATAGTGTTGCTATTTGGAGTGATTATAACTCCGGTATGGGTTGGTCAGATCCATCTGTGTTCGGTGAATTAACGTTAATTGCAGGTAATGAAATTATCATCGAAGAAGATGAAGAGATCGTAATCGAACCTGAACAAAAGGTAATCGTTAAATCAGGTGATAAAGAAGTTTCAATCAAGACACCTGTCGATTTACCAACTGGAACAAAAGTTAAAGTTAATTTTGTAGATCCAGAAACAATCGAAGATCCTAAATCTGAATCAGGAGAAGATCTGAATGTAGCCGGTGAGATTGTGGAGGTAGACTTAACTTACCCAGAAGGATATGAAGACTTTAAAGGTGAGTTTGAATTAGTCCTTTCATACAATAGAGATTACGACTGGGTTTCAGTATTCTATCTAAATGAAGATGGGGTATGGGAGCGTCGTACTGGCGGTGTAATCGATCGTGAAAATGAAGTAGTTCGTATTACTGTTCAAGGCTTCTCAACATACGGTGTCTTTGAAGTCACTGCTGATGAAGTGATTGAAGATTTAGAGGAAGTCATTCGTGATTTAACAGATCGTATTGACAACCTAGAAGGTAATGCTGATGAATTACAAAATACAATTGATGAATTAAGAGCAAAATTAGAAGAAATAAGTACATCTAATCAAACGCTTCAAGATCTAATTAATCAATTGTTAGCAAGATTACAAGAATTAGAGGATCGTGTTAACGAATTAGAAGGTGGCGACACCACAACTCCAGATCAAGATGACGAAGATTCAGATCCGTCTGATGATGACTCAGGTCCTGTTTTAGAAGATCCTGATGCTGACACGGATGAAGATTCTGATGAAGATGCAGATAAGGATACTGATTCAGATTCATCTGATAAAGATGGTGATGCTCTACCATCTACTGCTACATCACTATTCAATTACATGTTAATTGGAATGATGATCTTAATTGCAGGTGCAGGATTAGCGCTTTATAGCTACAAGCGTAAAAATGCATAA